In the genome of Flavobacterium panacagri, one region contains:
- a CDS encoding tetratricopeptide repeat protein — MESLSFYENQFIKADALISEGNSADAKELLEEILAQYPDFGKAHNHLGWIYYNKLSDYEKGIYHYKLAIKFDPKYAAPYLNYTYLLIDISRYAEAKEHIKFTLSNLENADNSSYNSELGRMAEYEGEYRESYNYYKEAKKNALNPNFIENMNANMKRVKDKMSIFEKLKLKLK, encoded by the coding sequence ATGGAAAGTTTGAGTTTTTACGAAAATCAGTTTATAAAAGCTGATGCATTAATTTCTGAAGGAAATTCAGCCGATGCAAAAGAACTATTGGAAGAAATACTAGCGCAGTATCCTGATTTTGGAAAAGCACACAATCATTTAGGATGGATTTATTATAATAAATTAAGTGATTATGAAAAAGGGATTTATCATTATAAACTAGCAATAAAATTTGATCCTAAATACGCTGCTCCTTATTTAAATTATACTTATTTGTTAATTGATATTAGCAGATATGCAGAAGCAAAGGAGCATATTAAATTTACATTGTCTAATTTGGAAAATGCAGATAACTCTTCTTATAACAGTGAATTAGGAAGAATGGCAGAGTACGAAGGCGAATATAGAGAGTCATATAATTATTATAAAGAGGCAAAGAAAAATGCTTTGAACCCAAATTTTATTGAGAATATGAATGCCAACATGAAAAGGGTTAAGGATAAAATGTCTATTTTTGAAAAATTAAAACTGAAATTGAAATAA
- the fabV gene encoding enoyl-ACP reductase FabV: MIIEPRMRGFICLTAHPTGAEQNVKNQIEYVKSKGEIAGPKKVLVIGASTGFGLASRITSAFGSDAATIGVFFEKPPVEGKTASPGWYNSAAFEKEAHKAGLYAKSINGDAFSNEIKRETLDLIKADLGQVDLVIYSLASPVRTNPNTGVTHRSVLKPIGQTFTNKTVDFHTGKVSEVSIAPANEEDIENTVAVMGGEDWAMWIDALKNENLLAEGATTVAYSYIGPSLTEAVYRKGTIGRAKDHLEATAFTIADSLKSIGGKAYVSVNKALVTQASSAIPVIPLYISLLYKIMKEEGIHEGCIEQIQRLFQDRLYNGSDVPVDEKGRIRIDDWEMREDVQEKVAKLWLEATTETLPEIGDLAGYRSDFLNLFGFEFAGVDYNAEANEVVEIESIK, encoded by the coding sequence ATGATTATAGAACCAAGAATGAGAGGATTTATTTGTTTAACTGCCCACCCAACGGGAGCTGAACAAAATGTAAAAAATCAAATCGAATACGTAAAATCAAAAGGAGAAATTGCCGGGCCTAAAAAAGTTTTGGTAATTGGTGCTTCTACAGGTTTTGGGTTGGCTTCAAGAATTACTAGTGCTTTTGGTTCTGATGCTGCTACAATTGGAGTGTTTTTTGAAAAACCACCAGTTGAGGGAAAAACAGCTTCTCCAGGATGGTACAATTCTGCAGCATTTGAAAAAGAAGCTCACAAAGCGGGTTTATATGCAAAAAGTATTAACGGAGATGCATTTTCAAACGAAATAAAAAGAGAAACGTTAGATTTGATCAAAGCTGATTTAGGACAGGTTGATCTTGTAATTTATAGTTTAGCTTCGCCAGTTCGTACAAATCCTAATACAGGAGTTACGCATCGTTCAGTTTTAAAACCAATTGGACAGACTTTTACAAATAAAACAGTTGATTTTCATACAGGAAAAGTTTCTGAAGTTTCAATCGCTCCAGCAAACGAAGAAGATATTGAAAATACAGTTGCTGTTATGGGAGGTGAAGACTGGGCAATGTGGATAGATGCTTTAAAGAACGAAAATTTATTAGCAGAAGGCGCTACAACAGTTGCTTACTCTTATATTGGGCCATCTTTAACAGAGGCAGTTTATCGTAAAGGAACTATTGGCCGTGCAAAAGATCATTTAGAAGCTACTGCATTTACTATTGCAGATTCTTTAAAATCTATTGGCGGAAAAGCTTATGTTTCTGTAAACAAAGCTTTGGTAACACAGGCAAGTTCTGCAATTCCAGTAATTCCATTATATATTTCTCTTTTATACAAAATCATGAAAGAAGAAGGAATTCATGAAGGATGTATCGAGCAGATTCAACGTTTGTTCCAAGACAGACTATATAATGGTTCAGATGTTCCTGTTGATGAAAAAGGAAGAATCAGAATTGATGATTGGGAAATGCGTGAAGATGTTCAAGAGAAGGTAGCTAAACTTTGGTTAGAAGCTACAACAGAAACATTGCCTGAAATTGGAGATTTAGCAGGATATAGAAGTGATTTCTTGAATTTATTCGGTTTCGAATTTGCTGGTGTTGACTACAATGCGGAAGCAAATGAAGTTGTTGAAATTGAAAGTATCAAATAA